The genome window GCGCCGAGATGGGCCGGGTGGGCGGCGCGCCGTACCTGCACAACCTCCTGCAGTCGGTGCCGACCGCGGCCAACGCCGGCTACTACGCGCGCATCGTGCGCGAGACGGCGATCCTGCGGCGCCTGATCGAGGCCGGCACCAAGATCGTGCAGCTCGGCTACGCGGGCGACGGCGACGCCGACGACATCCTCGACGCGGCCCAGGCCGAGGTCTACGGCGTCACCGACCGGCGGACCTCGGAGGACTACCTCCCGCTGTCGGCGATCATGGAGGGCGCGCTCGACGAGATCGAGGCGATCGGCTCGCGGGGCGGCGAGATGGTCGGGGTGCCCACCGGCTTCGCCGACTTCGACGAGCTGACCAACGGGCTGCACCCCGGCCAGATGATCGTCGTCGCGGCCCGGCCCGCCGTCGGCAAGGCGCTGGCGCTCGACACCCCGCTCCCGACCCCCACGGGGTGGACCACGATGGGCCAGGTCGCCGTCGGCGACCTGCTGCTCGGCGCCGACGGGCGGTCGACCAGGGTCGTCGCCGCGACCGAGGTGATGCGCGGGCGGCCCTGCCTCGAGGTCGAGTTCTCCGACGGTGCGGTCGTCGTGGCCGACGCGGAGCACCAGTGGTGCACCACGACGGTCGCGGGGTCGACCGCGGTCCGCACCACCCGCGAGCTCGCCGCGACGCTGTGGGCCGAGTCCGGCCGCCGCGGGAGCCGCGGCGAGGAGCGCCGGCTCAACCACACGGTCCCTTTGTCGGCTCCGCTCTCCCTCCCGCCGGCCGACCTGCCGTTCCCGCCGTACGTCGTCGGGTCCTGGCTCGGCGCCCGTTGCGCTGACCCGGCCGACGGCACCGCAGCGGTCTACGCGGCCGCCGATGCAGACGAGATCGACGAGATCGACGAGATCGCGATGTACGTCGAGTCCGAGGTCGACCCGGCCGTGGTCGACGGCACCGTCGGCGCACTCGTCGGCCCCGGCCTCCGGGTGCCGGCCGGCTACCTGCGAGCCGACGAGGACCAGCGGCGTGCGCTGCTCGCCGGAGTCCTGGACCGGCTCGGCCGGATCACCGCGTCCGGCTGCGTGCAGGTGCCGGGCCTGCCGGCCGGGCTGGCAGGTGATCTGCGCGAGCTCGTCGTGTCGCTCGGCTACGAGTGCGGGCTCTCGACTCCCAGCACTCCCGCGGCCGTGGACGGCCGGGCCCCGGCCGCCGCCCTGGCGACGATCGCGTTCTGCAGCGACCAGGACGTGTTCCGGGTGGAGGGCCGGCGCCTCGCGCACAAGGAGCGGCGCTCGGCGCGCCCCGGGACCCTCGGCGGCCGGGCCGTCGTGGACGTGCGCCGGGTGCCGAGCGTGCCGGTGCGGTGCGTCGAGGTCGACAGCGACGACCACCTCTACCTCGCGGGGCGGACCATGGTCGCCACGCACAACTCGACCCTCGGGCTCGACATCGCCCGGGCCGCTGCCATCAAGCACAACATGACGACCTGCGTCTTCTCGCTCGAGATGAGCCGCAACGAGATCACCATGCGCCTGCTCTCGGCTGAGGCGCGGGTCGCGCTGCACCACATGCGCACCGGCAAGCTGACCGACGACGACTGGACGCGGCTGGCCCGGCGGATGGGCGAGGTGTCAAACGCCCCGCTGTTCATCGACGACTCGCCCAACATGTCGATGATGGAGATCCGCGCGAAGTGCCGCCGGCTCAAGCAGCGCAACGACCTCAAGCTGGTCATCATCGACTACCTCCAGCTCATGCAGAGCGGCAAGCGGGTCGAGAGCCGCCAGCAGGAGGTCTCGGAGTTCTCGCGGGCGCTCAAGCTGCTCGCCAAGGAGCTCGAGGTCCCGGTCATCGCGATCTCCCAGCTCAACCGCGGTCCCGAGCAGCGCACCGACAAGAAGCCGCAGATGTCGGACCTCCGCGAGTCGGGATCAATCGAACAGGATGCCGACATGGTGGTGCTGCTGCACCGCGAGGAGCTCTACGAGCGGGAGTCACCCCGGGCGGGCGAGGCCGACTTCATCGTCGCCAAGCACCGCAACGGGCCGACCGCCACGATCACGGTCGCGTTCCAGGGTCACTACTCCCGCTTCGTCGACATGGCACAGAGCTGATCCGACGGACCGGGCCGGGCACCGTGGCAGGTTGTGGCACGCTCCAGCGGTGAGCCAGGCACCGGTCGTCGTCGTGGGCGCCGGAGCGGCCGGGCTGGCCACCGCCGCGGCGCTGCGCGAGGGCGGTCGAGAGGTCCAGGTCCTGGAGCGGGCCGAGCGGGTCGGTGCGTCGTGGGCGGGCCGCTACGACAGCCTGCACCTGCACACCGTCCGGTGGCTGTCCGGTCTGCCCGGGGTGCCGATCCCGAGGTCCTACGGCAAGTGGGTGGCGCGCGACGACCTGGTGCAGTACCTCGCGACGTACGCCCGGAAGCGCTCGCTGCGGCCCGAGCTCGGCACCACGGTCACGCGCATCGACCGCGACGGCGACGACAGCGGCTGGCTGGTGCGCACCGACCGTGGTGACCGCACGGCGAGCCGCGTGGTGGTCGCGACCGGCTACAGCCACACGCCGCGGCGGCCTGCCTGGCCGGGCGTCGAGACCTTCACCGGCGACCTGCGGCACTCGGCCGACTACCGCGAGCCGTCGTCCTACGCCGGCAAGCGGGTGCTCGTCGTCGGCGCCGGCAACTCGGCGACCGAGATCGCGCTCGACCTGCTCCGGGTCGGCGCCGAGGTGACGCTGTCGGTGCGCACACCGCCCAACATCGTGCGGCGCGACACGCTCGGCGTGCCCAGCCAGGTCTTCGGCATCGCGCTGAAGCGGGTGCCGGAGCGGTTCATGGACCCGCTCACCGCGACGCTGCGCCGGATCAGCGTCCCCGACCTGAGCGAGCACGGGCTGCCCCGGTCGGCTGATCCCTACTCGACCTTCCGCCGCACCGGCACGGTGCCGATCCTCGACACCGGCATCGTCGACGCGGTGCGCACCGGGCGAGTGCGGGTGGTGCCGGCGACGGTGTCCGTCGACGGCCCGACGGTGCATCTCGCCGACGGCAGCAGCAGCAGACCGGACGCGGTGGTCGCGGCGACCGGTTTCACGACCGGGCTGGAGCCGGTGGTCGGCCACCTCGACGTCCTGGACCGGCGCGGGGTGCCAACGGTGCACAGCGCCGATCAGCACCCGGCTGCGCGCGGGCTGCACTTCGTCGGCATCAAGGCCGAGCTGTCCGGGCTGCTGCGCGAGATCGGGCTCGAGGCGCGTCGGGTCGGCCGAGCGCTGGCCGAGCGCGGCTGAGCGGCTACTCCGGACTCAGCGGCTACTTCGGCGGGAGCGTCCGGACGTACGTCGTCGAGCGCTCCACCCACCGCCGCAGGTCGGCGTCGTCGGCGACACCCGCCGGGTCGACGAGCACCCACCCCTTCGACGGGCCGCGACCCATGTCGAACGGCCGGACTGACGGCTCGGTCAGCACGTCGGCCGACGTGGCCGGGTCGACCCGCACCAGGACGGCGTCCTGGTAGACACCGCAGGCCATGTTCCCGCCGACCATCAGCGCCAGGCCGCCGAACATCTTCTTCTCGACAACCGGGGTGCCTGGGCCGAGCAGGTCGGCCGTCGTGGCCCGCAGCCGCTCGGCAAGCCGTTCGTCGTAGGCCATCCGGGCTCCTCGTGGTCGCGCTGCAAGGCCGCCGCGAACGGTCGCACCGGCCCCAGGGCATTGTGGCCTCATCCCTTCGGGTGAGACGCGTCAAGCGGAGAGCGAGACGCGTCGATGACCGGGACGTGACATCGATCAGCCCGGTGGCGGAGCTCGCCGGAGAGCGTCCCGAGGACGCCCTCCCGGTGGCACCGCTGCGCGCGGTGCCGGCGACGACGCTGCGCCCGCCCCCGCAGCGGCAGCCGGAGCTGGCCCACCTCGACCTCCGGCGGCTGCGGACCTACCGCCGGACGCTGCTCGAGGAGGAGCTGCGCACGTCGTACT of Actinomycetes bacterium contains these proteins:
- the dnaB gene encoding replicative DNA helicase is translated as MSIVELPDTGGPGSLVRTPPQDLAAEQSVLGGMLLSKDAIADVVEVLRGPDFYRPAHELVYEAILDLYGRGEPADAVTVAAELVKRAEMGRVGGAPYLHNLLQSVPTAANAGYYARIVRETAILRRLIEAGTKIVQLGYAGDGDADDILDAAQAEVYGVTDRRTSEDYLPLSAIMEGALDEIEAIGSRGGEMVGVPTGFADFDELTNGLHPGQMIVVAARPAVGKALALDTPLPTPTGWTTMGQVAVGDLLLGADGRSTRVVAATEVMRGRPCLEVEFSDGAVVVADAEHQWCTTTVAGSTAVRTTRELAATLWAESGRRGSRGEERRLNHTVPLSAPLSLPPADLPFPPYVVGSWLGARCADPADGTAAVYAAADADEIDEIDEIAMYVESEVDPAVVDGTVGALVGPGLRVPAGYLRADEDQRRALLAGVLDRLGRITASGCVQVPGLPAGLAGDLRELVVSLGYECGLSTPSTPAAVDGRAPAAALATIAFCSDQDVFRVEGRRLAHKERRSARPGTLGGRAVVDVRRVPSVPVRCVEVDSDDHLYLAGRTMVATHNSTLGLDIARAAAIKHNMTTCVFSLEMSRNEITMRLLSAEARVALHHMRTGKLTDDDWTRLARRMGEVSNAPLFIDDSPNMSMMEIRAKCRRLKQRNDLKLVIIDYLQLMQSGKRVESRQQEVSEFSRALKLLAKELEVPVIAISQLNRGPEQRTDKKPQMSDLRESGSIEQDADMVVLLHREELYERESPRAGEADFIVAKHRNGPTATITVAFQGHYSRFVDMAQS
- a CDS encoding NAD(P)/FAD-dependent oxidoreductase, which translates into the protein MSQAPVVVVGAGAAGLATAAALREGGREVQVLERAERVGASWAGRYDSLHLHTVRWLSGLPGVPIPRSYGKWVARDDLVQYLATYARKRSLRPELGTTVTRIDRDGDDSGWLVRTDRGDRTASRVVVATGYSHTPRRPAWPGVETFTGDLRHSADYREPSSYAGKRVLVVGAGNSATEIALDLLRVGAEVTLSVRTPPNIVRRDTLGVPSQVFGIALKRVPERFMDPLTATLRRISVPDLSEHGLPRSADPYSTFRRTGTVPILDTGIVDAVRTGRVRVVPATVSVDGPTVHLADGSSSRPDAVVAATGFTTGLEPVVGHLDVLDRRGVPTVHSADQHPAARGLHFVGIKAELSGLLREIGLEARRVGRALAERG
- a CDS encoding TfoX/Sxy family protein produces the protein MAYDERLAERLRATTADLLGPGTPVVEKKMFGGLALMVGGNMACGVYQDAVLVRVDPATSADVLTEPSVRPFDMGRGPSKGWVLVDPAGVADDADLRRWVERSTTYVRTLPPK